The DNA segment CCAGCGATGAGCACGTTGCGCTTGGTCTTCTTGGGAGGTTCTCGCTTGATGTCCACGAAAGCTCGATCGTCGGGGTGTTCGGCGGATTGGACAGCCGCGATGCGATGCGGCGTTTCACTCGAATCCTAGGGAAGACCCGTGCCGTCTGGTCGACTTCTCCAAGTCGTTGCACAGGAAGGCGTTAGGCGCTGCACCGAGCGCTCGGTCCCCGCCGCGGTTGTGCGATCGTGGGACGCGGTGTCCGAAAACGAACAGGGCGGCGGTCGGAACGCCGCGCGTGGAACGAGTACCGCGGAGATCACGCCGGGCAACAAAAAAGCGGCCGATCGGGCCGCTGACGACGTGCTGGTGAACGATGACTCCCGGGACTCTGCGCTACTGCGATTCGCCCGCGCTGTCGGCCAGTGTGATGAGGCGCCGCGCGCTCTGCCACTTGCGAAGGAGTGACGGCCCCAGCGAAGCCAGCGAGGTCTCGATGACCTGGCGCTTGGAGGTGCTGGCGTGAATGACCTTGCCGTCGCCCGCGTAGATCCCGATGTGCGTGATCCGGCGCGAGGTACCGAAGGTGAGCAGGTCGCCCGGACGCAGCTGTGAGGTATCGCGCGCAACCTCACGCCCGAACTTGGACTGCTCGTGTGCCGTGCGGGGGAGCGAGAAGCTCAGCGCCCCCATGACGTAGCGAATCAGCCCGCTGCAGTCGAAGGCCTTACCCGGGGTCTCGGCCCCCAGCCGATACCGCGCCCCGATCTGCGAGCGGGCGATCGTGAGCACCGAGTCACGCAGGAG comes from the Gemmatimonadota bacterium genome and includes:
- a CDS encoding C40 family peptidase → MHRFLRLIALTLTLSLVLSHEASAQRGRRTRKKPFAAFSESAQRLRDSLTARTSAPSAFARTPVLTAATTFDQSLLRDSVLTIARSQIGARYRLGAETPGKAFDCSGLIRYVMGALSFSLPRTAHEQSKFGREVARDTSQLRPGDLLTFGTSRRITHIGIYAGDGKVIHASTSKRQVIETSLASLGPSLLRKWQSARRLITLADSAGESQ